In Borreliella valaisiana VS116, the genomic window AAACCAAAAAACGAACTTATAACACGGACTTATAATACCAGTTACTCCAAAAGGCCCGTTATTAACTATTATAATAGAAAATCAGAACATGTTAGCTACAACCCCGCTATGGTTGGAGAAAACATATCAGTAACTGGTGCAGTATTAACTTCTTTATATAAAGAAATGCTTTCTCCACTCAAAATGACTCCTTTTGGAAATTCTATGCTACGTTTTGACGTTCACCTTGCGAAAGAACAACTAGCCAATAGACTTCAAGCTCAAGTTCCCTTTAGTGTCTACAGCCCAACTTTTGGCCTTAAAGAATTGGCCATAATTACAAATTTGACGTTTAGGGATACACCCTATATTGATGAAATTGAAGTAAATCTATCAATGGAAATAGTAAAAACATTCTCTTTAGAAAAATATAAAGGATAATTAATGTTGCTAAGTTATGACTTTAAGATTGAGTTTTACAATATAGATAAGTCAAAAAAATCAATTCATGGAGATTCTTTTCCAGAAGAAACTCCTAAAATTGTTATCAATACACAAAATGGAATTCATGTTGATATTTCAATATACAACACGTATTCAAATTACAATTTTGTAAAATCCAAACAAGCAAAAATTGTGCTTTGGAACTTGCCTATAGACTTCACCAACAACATTATGGAAAGAGACATAGTAAAAATATATTACAAAAAATTTGCACATGAAAAAAATTTTGACTTCATAATGGCGGGCTATTTGGGAATTCCCATGAGCACTGATTATCCTGGTGGAGATTTTAGTGTTGAACTTGATGTTCGTTTAGTATCTAAAATCAACTTCTTTAATCGCGAGTTGAAGTGCAAAAGCTTTAAAGGTAAAACGGTACAAGAAGCAATAAAATCAGCATTTCCCAATCGCAATATCATTAACATGGATGAAAAAGACCGCTTAAAAATCATAGAAAAAAATATTTATGCAAAAACGCCAAAAGAGTTTATTGACAAAATAAAAGGGGTATATGTTCATGACATAATAGCTGATGTTGGTACTGGTAACGATGAAGTTGAATGCAATTTTATATTTAGCAATTACAAAACAATTGGAAAAAGCTTAAAATACGAGGCCCTAGAAGATTATGGACTTGAATTTATTCCCCAACAAGAGATCAGTTTGGGCACAACATATCATATAAGGCTTATATATTGGAACGCTAAAATATTCTACACGCACAAACTAAGAGTTGGCAATAAAGTTTCATTTATTGACGGACTAGGGAATATGATAAAAAACACTATAAAAGAAACAACCGCAAAACTTAGCAATACAGGAGAGTGTTCATTGATACTGAAACTATATGACGATTCTAATAGTATTGGACTAAAAAGGTAAAGGGGTTTACATGAATCAAGATTATGAAATTTACAGAATGCAACAGCGCCTTTATGGGCATACATTAACACAAGAGGACATTAAAAATTGGATTTATTCAAACATTTTTATAACTCGAATTGGCACTGTAAAGGAATTTAAACAGCAAACTCAAGAAGCTGTGGTTATAATACCAGAATTTGAAGACTTAGAAATTCAAACAAAAAATATTTCTAATATCAGCTTTGAATTATCAAAAGGTGATACTGTTATACTACTTCAATCGAGCATTAATATTTTTGATAAAAATGATGATATTCATTTTGACAAACATCATTTTTATATACTTAGCACAATTAGTCCAAAGACTTTAAATCTAATCTCTGATAGTATTAAAATCAAAGCAAACAATACAATTGAAATATCTAATGAAATAACCAGTTTAAAAGAAATTCTAAATAATATTGTTGACGCTATCAATGGAATATCTATCATAGGAGACGCAACTATAAACTATGCAAGCTTAAGAGCAGCAACTTCTAAAATTACTAGCAATATAAACAGTTTATTTAAATAATTTTTGCTAAATATGCTATAATTGTTAATATGGATTTAAAATTCGGCAATAATTTTGAATTGTCATTTAATAATGATGTGTCGCTTGTTGATGGAATTGACGAGCAAAAACAAAAATTGTTCATATTTTGTAAAACTCTACGGGGAAGTCTAAGTTATGCTCCTAATTGGGGACTAGACTACTATTTACTTTTGAAACTTTTAAAAACTAATAATCTTCAAGCTATAAAAAACTATTTCAATGAAATATCTAGAGAACTTAATTTAGACTTGATTAATATTTCAACTACAACACAAGAACGAAAAGTAAATATATCATTTTTTTTCACGGGCGACATTTTGAATATGGAGTTTGACTTATGAGCATAGTTTTTGATTCTGATTTTGGTATTCTAAAACGCACAATTAAGGATATAGTAAAATCCAAAAAAGAATACTTACGTAATAATTATGGTATTAATATTGATGATAATAACGGCTCAATTTATAACATTATTGCATCTTCTTTGGCATTGATTGAAGAAGAAGTAATTAATGAGCTTAATCTATTTTTTTCTAAAATGAAACCGGGTGGTACCTATTGGAGTGAAATTGAAAAGCAAATTTCCTCTAAAAGCACAACCCCCAGTGCAGTTAAATCCGCTTTACTTAATCTTGATGGGGTTGAGTACGCTAATATTAAAAGTTCAGCTGGAAAAGCTTATATATATCTAATTGTGAAAGAAGATTTACTAGATCGTGGTAAAACTAATATTAACGACTTTATATTTAAAACTAAAATTTGGGAAATATTGTATCTAACAATCCCTAGTGGTACTTTGCTCGAGGGAGATATAGAAATTGACGGATTCAATTCAACTGGACAACGTAAATCCTATAAAATATCACTAGGGAAAAGAAAATATGTTTACATGAAAGTAAAGTATAAACTTGACCTTAAAAACTATCTTTACTTAAACATAGATTCTCAAATTAGAGACATATATTCTAGGATTATTTCAAATAACTATTCTGATATGGGCATTAGCTTTGAATATCAAGACTTTTTTGCTCCAGTTAATGAAGTTAAAGGAATTAGGTCTATGGAAATTAAAACTTGTATTAAAGATACAAATACAGAAAACATTTCAAGCATTACTGATAGCGATTTTAAAAAAAATGAAGATATTACTATTAATGATGATACAATGCTAATTTTCAATACTATAGATCGATTACTTATTGACATTGATAGTTAACAAATATGAAAATACCCAATTTTTTAAAAAACACTGAAATTCATAAATTTATACTTACAGAAATTGAATATGCACAAAAATTGCTTAATGAACTTAAGTTCATTAACTCCAACTTCATATCCATTAATGTAAAAAAAAATATAAAATCAAGATATATTGCTATATGGATATCTCAAGTTTTATCTATTTTTTATTCAAAAACCCAAACTTTAGAAAGTATTACAAGCAATATTAATAGCGTTATTTTTGCTTTACGTCAAATTGGTACTGATGAATCGCTTAAAATGATTTTCAAGGCATTTTTGAATGTGGATATTTTAGTTACTACACCACAAGCCGGAGTTATTGATATATCACTAAAAGGGGCAATAAAAACAAACTTTACCACATTTATTTCACCTAGCACTGCAAAAGGTAAAAGGCTAAAAAAAATACTAATTAGAGAAAAGAAAGCTGGGTATGCTGCATCTAGAAAGGCTTTAGTATTTAATTCACTTCCTAAAGGCTATGATCATTCAATTTATGCTTTTATAAAGAGAATTATTCCTATAGGTAGAGTACTAAAAATTAATGATAAAAATGGTAAAAATATTATCACTTTTAACAATTAAGGAGATTTTATGTCTGAAGAACAAGAAAAATTACTAATTGATGAAGAAGAAACAATCCAAATTAAAGATTTAAATAGGGTGAATGAGGTTAAAAACACCGACCTTTTACTACTTGATGATGGAGTTTCAAGCAGTAAAGCTATTACTTATGAAAATTTTTTGAAAACCACTAAAGACAAAACTTTTAAAGGTGAAGGACTGAGTTACTTTAAAGAGATAATCAAAAGCACAATCGCAGAAGAACTTGCAGGAAATACAAGTTTTATAGAAAAAATTTACACTCAAATAATAGAAAAACTAATTAACAACGATTCAACTAATATTTCTAACCTTTTTAGTAAAATAAAATCGGAACTTACAAACAGCATACTAACATCTACTTTAACTGAACATGATGAACTTTTGATAATGTACTCATCAAAGATTATCCAAAAAACACCCATTCCTAAACAACTGCTTGGAGTGCCATCAGATTTTTCCTTTGGAGGCAGTTATAATGGTATTTGGCTTTATCCTGAGGACTACACAAATAAAAAAAGAACAATTGAAATGGAAGACTCTGACGAAATCAATATTGTTTTTCACAAAAATACTGACAATAAACCCATTTACCTTGATATTGATCTTAATATAATACATAAAAACGACAGTTCACACAAATCAGTATATTTAAAATATTTTGATGAATCTGAAAAATATTTGGCCTATGCACATGAAAACGCCATCAAGGACCTAGGAATTTTAGTTCCTATATATACTGGATGGTATATTCAAAAAAGAGGTGAAATTTCGAACATTCCAGTCCCATATCTTGCAAAACTATAATTTTTTTTGTCAAAAATTTATAGTTTTGGTATATAATATATATGTACAAATAAAAAATTAAAATTAAGGATTAAAAAAATGGATATTAAAATAACCGAACTTCTTATAAATCTAAACGAAATTAAACTTATAGCAGTAATGATTTTTGTAACAGTACTAGTTCTAGGAGGATTAATTCTTCTCAAACCTTTACTAAAAGACATATTATCTATAGTTATAGGTAAGCTTTTCAAAAATGGCAATGGCAATAATAATATTCAAAAAAGGGATTAACTAATGAAATTATCTAAAGATAATCTTGAAATTGGACTTACATCCATATCAAAACTTATTGAGATATTTTCTAAATTTGAAGATGAATTTGATCCTATTGCACATAAAGGATTTTCTTTAGTTCATGAACTATATTCTCATTATGCATCAATTTATAAGGCAAATATGGAAAGAATTGAAAATGCATCAACTTTAACAATAGCTAAAGCATTAGCTCTAATAAATGAAAAAATCAATAGCTGCATTGATTTAGTTAATTCTAATGAAAAAAATTTAAAAATATCTAACAATCTAAAATTCAATTAGGAAGGAATACCTATCTACCAAGAAGGAGTAAATAATGCAAAATAACACTATTGGTTTAGGACTTAATTTATTATCCAACTTAACTAAAATAGCTAAAACTGATACAAACATAAATCATAACTACATTAATACTTTTGACAAAGTAGTAGATTTTTTCTACAAAACATATATTGAAACTCTAAAATCTATGGAAACGGCCGAATCAATGAAAATATTAGAAGAAATAAAAGAAATATTAAAATACAATATTGAGATAATAGAGGCTATTTCTACTAGCAAAAATAAAAGAATTATATCTTCACTAAAAGCAAAACGCAATAAAATCATGCAAGAGTACCTAAATACTCTTAAAAGGGGTGAAAATGCTTAAATTAGCAAACTATTTATTAATAGCACTACTATTACTATGTTGTACTACTATTGCTAGCTTACCAGAAGAACCGGAGCCGCCAATTATTCAAACACTAGAATCTTTGGCTAAATATGAGGCACAACTATCAGATTATGTTATGTATCTTATAACATTCTTAAACAAAACAAAATCTAAAGTTAATGACCCAAATTATCCAATATATACTTATCCCGACTTAGCAACACTAAAAAATGAACACTCTATAACTTCAGTAAAACTGAATATCAAACTACTTTTAGAGTACATTAAAAAAACAAAGCCTATAGCAAAAAGAGTCTATAATCAATATTCGAATTTAAAAATGTAGATTAAAAAAAGGTTTTTCTTGCAAGAAAATATACTTTTGCAAGTTAAGTCACAATAATAATATAACAGCCCCCTTATTTGGGGGCTTTACTATGTAAACGTACTACTATGCTGCAAATATATAATCAAATTGTTTTTCTTCTTTCAAGATACAAAAGAACTTCAAAATACTATCTCCATAAATATCTTCTTTAAATGTTGCAAACACTTCAAAATTATGCAGTTCTTCTAATTTTTTATTTTTTGTTAAATAGTTTGTAATAATATTTACCCAATAGGATATCCTTTTTTGTTCAGGATTTTGTACCAAATACTTGACTAAATCTGCCTCATTTCCCGAATCTAATGCTTGAATAAGAGTATTTATCTTCTCTTGGGTTGTTGTAGAATCATTTACCCAATTTTTTATGTTATATAATGCCTTAATAAAGGCATTATAACATCTAAACCTATCAAATCTTTTAACTTCTTTTTGATTCTGACTATTGTCTTTTTTTTGTTCTTGATTAACACTAATTTGCTTCTTACTAGATACAGAATTCCCGTTTTCATAATTATTGTAAATAGGTGCTGCATCAGTATCCACTTCACTTTCTATGTTAAGATATGCAACTAAAGCGTACCTTTTGAAATAAGTAATAGCTGATCCAACTACTTGGGGCAATGTATTCACATTTTTAGAACAATTTTCATTATTCCAGTGTAAATTTTCTGTAAGAATTGGGGTATCAAATGAATCTTTATAGCCAGTACTTGTACTGTAGAATGTGGTCCTAATAACATGTACTCTACCATATGGATCATGTGTAAAAGTTGGAAATTGCTCAAAATCAAGCTCCAAATTGTGCTTATTAATAACGTTTTTTATTTCTCTAATTATTTCATTAAAATTCTGGTATTTGTATCCATATCCTTTAAGACTTTTGTCAATCCCTGGTAAATTCATTCTTAGGATTTTCATATCTTTTATGAAATTTATTTCTGATTGTATATTTTCTTTTGAATTATTTGCCATATTTAGCTCCTCTATGTTCTTCAATTACTAATATTATATAGAAAAAACCGTTTTTGTCAATTTTTTTTACAAAAAATTTTTTGCAAAAAATTTGAGGCTTGTTTACATTCTATTCCTATAGAACTTAAACAAGCCCCAGCTTAATCTGAAATTGACATAGAGGTAGCCATATAAAATGCAAGGCATTTTTAATAATCTACCTACTCACAGTATAGAACAATTTAGGCCTTAAATCAATTTATCTTTTGTCTTTAAAAAAATTGAAATTTATCCAATTACAAACTATTTTGTATATTGTTGCGGTTAATAATTTAAATTTAACAATTTTATGGAAAAGTGTTTACTTTTTTATAAAATTGTGCACAATTTTAAATACAAAGACATAGAGGAGATGAATATGAAAAACATTATAAATGCTAAAACCCCCCCAAATTGCCATAATAAATTACAAAATAACCTAATAGTCCTTATCTCAACACTAGTATATTTAAACAGCAGATATAAAAAATACACGCAAAATAATATACTCTATTACTTTAACGAAAATCTTAAAAGAAATGGACAAACTCCCATTAAGCTCAAAACAATGCAAAAATATCTTTACAAATTGGAAAAAGAATTTGGAGTTACAACTAACTATTATAAACACCTGGGAGTAAATTGTGGTACTGAAATTTATTATAGGCCTAATTATCCCAAAAAAATATGTTACCAAAAAATCAACCAATACTTTTTAGAAAAAAAACATTCAAAATTCCAAAAAAGGGTTAACAACTCATTTAAAGATAAATTTACAAAAGAGGGGAATGTAAATTTGGAGGAGTGTTTTAATAATAAAAATAATATAAAAATAAAAGAAGAGAAAAGAGAAAATCAAATAGAAAAGTTTCAAGTAAAAAAATATTTCAATAAATGTAACTTTTATTCCAAAGAATTTCTCTCTCTTTTATATCTAGATATTAATAAGGATACGATTATTAAAATATTTAAAATTGTAAAAAAAGCTGAAATTAACCTGATAAAAGATAAAAATATGCATTTAAATAAATCTTGCTTTAAAGAAGAAAAGAAAAATAAATTAAAAAAAATTTTAAGCAATACCCAAAAAGAATTTGAAAAAAATGGATATAACGCAGAACAACTGAAAACAAATATTCAAAAAATATATGAAAACTATAAAAATAAACCTCATTTTATTATTGAAAGTCAAAAATATAAGGATTTAAGTAAAATAAAACAAAAATTAGAAAAATCAATTGAATTGAAAAAAGAAAATTTACAAAAAAATTGTAAGCATATAAAGATAAACATTTTCAATATACTTATTGATCAACTAAAAAAGGAGGCAAATATAGAATTTCTAAAGCCAATTCTAAAAGATTATTTGAATAGCAAAAATAAATTAGAATATAAAAAAGTATTTAACAACACCTATTATTATGAATTATTGGAGATAATAATAAATCAAAAAAAATCTTTAATGCTAAAAAAATTAAGCTAAAAAGTTATATAGAGAATAAATATGGAAAGAACACTTGAAAGTATACAAAAAGAAAAATCAGAAATCAAATGTTACAATAAAGATCGTTTTATAAAGATTGAAAAAGAAAATGATAAAACAAATTACCATACAAAAATAATGATGGATGTTTATAAATTTGGAGTTCATGATAAAAAAAATGTGTTTCGCTTGTCATTGAGAAACTTATTCAATCAATCAAAAGTTGAAGAAATTTTTTTATATCCTGTAAAAGATAAGGATAAATTTATAGGAATTTTTTATGGTTATAAAAAACCTATAAAAGCCCCTATTATAAGGTACGAAAAAAATGGATTTAAAAAATTATATTCATTTGCAAGAGCGTATTATATGGAATTTAGATTTAAAAAAGGAAGTGTTTTTTGCTACTTTAAGGCACTATTTCGTTTATTGAAAAAAGAAAAAATAAATACACCGTATAATATAGCATGTTTTGATATATTTACAAAACTAGAAAAACAAGCCCATGAATTTTATGGAAAAAAATACCCAGAACAAGGACCACTAACAAAATGGATAATAAAAAACCTAAAGTAATAACAATCGCGTCAATTAAAGGTGGTGTTGGTAAAAGTACGAGTGCTATTATACTTGCAACATTGCTTTCAAAAGATAATAAAGTGCTTTTGATAGATATGGACACACAAGCTTCTACTACAAGTTATTTTTACAAAAAAATTGCAAATCAAAACATTGATATTGTGAATGTCAATGTTTATAGAGTGTTAAAAGAAAAATTAGATATTAATGATTCAATTATAAAAATTAAAGAAAATTTAGATTTAATTCCCAGTTATTTAACTTTAAGTAAATTTTCAAGTGAATCCATACCATTAAAAGAGTTAAGATTGCAAAACAATTTAGAATTTTTAAATCAGAATTATCATTATGTAATAATAGATACTAATCCCAGTTTAGATTACACCTTGTCAAATGCTTTAATGACTAGTAATTGTATAATAGTTCCAATGACTGCAGAAAAATGGGCAGTTGAAAGTTTAGAATTATTGGAATTCCATATGAACAATTTAAAAATAAAAATCCCGATATTTTTAATTATAACAAGATTTAAAAAGAACAATACTCACAAGCAATTGTTACAACATGTTGGATCAAGAACAGGATTTTTGGGATTTATCCATGAACGAGAAGATTTAAATAAAAAAATTGCTAGAAATGATGAATTTGATATGACTAAAGATTATATTTATGAATATAAAGAGGTATTGTCAAGATTTTTCATTATGTATGATAAATATGTTCAATAAATCCGTACGGATCCGTACGGAGTATAAATAAAAGAGGTTTATTATGGAAATAGAATTAAATAAGAGAATTTTATCAGGGAGGGCAGATCCTGACGGTGAAAAAAAATTAATTACCAAAGAGGAGATATTTGCTCATTATAATGATTTAAAAAATAGGTTAAAGACCAATATAAAAAAGAAAATTTTTTATAAAGTAGAAAGTATAAGAATTTTAAAAGAAATAAAGGATAATGAATACTACAAATTAGATGGATATAAAAGTTTTGATGCTTTTATAAGGGATTATAAATTGGCAAGAACCCAAGTTTATATATATTTAAAATTAGCAAAAGCATTACAAGCGGGAATTCTTAATGAAGATTATATAATTGAAAATGGTATTTACGATTCTCTTGATTTTATAGAAGGCCAAGAAACTTCAATAGTGAAAAAATCAAAGCAAAATCCAATAAAACCCTTAAGATTCCAGCTTAAAAAGAAGGAAAGTTACGATTTTTATAAAAGCAATGCCAAATTTACAGGATTTTTATTAGATAAATTATTTAGTGATGAAAAAGAAATAATTAAAAGAATTATGAAAGAGTATAAACAATTAAAGGGATAATAAGGAGATTATATGAGCAATTTAGCATATAGGACATACAATATAGAAAGTATAAAAAATGAATTTTTAAACATAGGATTTAGTGAGGAGGCAATAGATTTTGTTTTTCTTCACAATGATAATTACAACTTTGAATATTTAAAAGAAAAATTAATTGATATAGAGAAGACTTTGCAAAAGGATATATCTCATTTGGATACGAAGATAGATAATGTAGAAAAAAATTTAAATACGAAGATAGATAATGTAGAAAAAAATTTAAATACGAAGATAGATAATGTAGAAAAAAATTTAAATACGAAGATAGATGGTGTAGAAAAAAATTTAAATATTAAAATAGATAATTTGGATACTAAAATAGATAATGTAGAAAAAAATCTACAAAAGGACATATCTATATTAGATACTAAGATAGATAATGTAAAAAACGAACTTAATGCTAAGATAGACAGTGTAAGTGCTAAGATGGATAGTGTAAGTGCTAAGATAGATAGTGTAGAAAAGAATTTGCAAAAAGACATATCTATTTTAAATAATAAGATAGATAATGAAGTAAAGAATTTACGTAAAGATCTTAATATGGGGAACAGACTGGTACATTTTATGATACTTGCAGCAGCAATTTTTGGACCATTCATACATTCATTTTTAATGCAATATATACAAGGCGTCAAATAATTAATGAAATAATGTACAATTTGCTTTTTTAAAATTGAGTGGTGAAAAATTTTTTTAGAAAAGTTGACAAAAATTATTTTTGTAATATTATATATGTATAGCTGAAAAAAATTGTTATATCGCATATAGTTCAATTATGTGGGACTTGGCCATATTCTTTTATTAGAGAACTTAGCTAAGTTTTATTTTTTTTTGCAAAAAATTTTTTGCAAAAAATTGACAAAAACAGGTTTTTTCTATATAATATTAGTAATTGAAGAACATAGAGGAGCTAAATATGGCAAATAATTCAAAAGAAAATATACAATCAGAAATAAATGGAGAATCCAAAATGCTGTGTGTCGAGCAACAAAATTTTATTGGTTGTGAAGTCTTTGAGGAAAAATCTTTTCAAATTAAAGAAAAAAGCAAATTAAGCAAGATAGGTAAAAAATTACCAGGAATAGGGAGTCAAGAGTGTTTTAGATTTAATAAAAATCTTGATTTTAGCGAGCAAAGAAACAAACTAGATAAATATGGCGCTAGTGAAGTGGGGACTGTTTTAATTGGTGGTGCTGGACTTAAAGACTTAATGGTAAATAGAGTTCTTAAGTATTTTGGCATGAGCATGCCTTTTGAAGAGAATTTATACATGTTAAAAGGTAAAGAATTAGAG contains:
- a CDS encoding DUF792 family protein, producing MDINNKSISPAEIFQIVKDVTTQIFALFGADNFLVLFPRPDLRGFGYVPQLFFIKPKNELITRTYNTSYSKRPVINYYNRKSEHVSYNPAMVGENISVTGAVLTSLYKEMLSPLKMTPFGNSMLRFDVHLAKEQLANRLQAQVPFSVYSPTFGLKELAIITNLTFRDTPYIDEIEVNLSMEIVKTFSLEKYKG
- a CDS encoding DUF693 family protein, which gives rise to MLLSYDFKIEFYNIDKSKKSIHGDSFPEETPKIVINTQNGIHVDISIYNTYSNYNFVKSKQAKIVLWNLPIDFTNNIMERDIVKIYYKKFAHEKNFDFIMAGYLGIPMSTDYPGGDFSVELDVRLVSKINFFNRELKCKSFKGKTVQEAIKSAFPNRNIINMDEKDRLKIIEKNIYAKTPKEFIDKIKGVYVHDIIADVGTGNDEVECNFIFSNYKTIGKSLKYEALEDYGLEFIPQQEISLGTTYHIRLIYWNAKIFYTHKLRVGNKVSFIDGLGNMIKNTIKETTAKLSNTGECSLILKLYDDSNSIGLKR
- a CDS encoding DUF777 family protein; amino-acid sequence: MNQDYEIYRMQQRLYGHTLTQEDIKNWIYSNIFITRIGTVKEFKQQTQEAVVIIPEFEDLEIQTKNISNISFELSKGDTVILLQSSINIFDKNDDIHFDKHHFYILSTISPKTLNLISDSIKIKANNTIEISNEITSLKEILNNIVDAINGISIIGDATINYASLRAATSKITSNINSLFK
- a CDS encoding DUF2634 domain-containing protein, whose protein sequence is MDLKFGNNFELSFNNDVSLVDGIDEQKQKLFIFCKTLRGSLSYAPNWGLDYYLLLKLLKTNNLQAIKNYFNEISRELNLDLINISTTTQERKVNISFFFTGDILNMEFDL
- a CDS encoding DUF276 domain-containing protein (DUF276 is restricted to Borreliella and related spirochetes.), with protein sequence MSIVFDSDFGILKRTIKDIVKSKKEYLRNNYGINIDDNNGSIYNIIASSLALIEEEVINELNLFFSKMKPGGTYWSEIEKQISSKSTTPSAVKSALLNLDGVEYANIKSSAGKAYIYLIVKEDLLDRGKTNINDFIFKTKIWEILYLTIPSGTLLEGDIEIDGFNSTGQRKSYKISLGKRKYVYMKVKYKLDLKNYLYLNIDSQIRDIYSRIISNNYSDMGISFEYQDFFAPVNEVKGIRSMEIKTCIKDTNTENISSITDSDFKKNEDITINDDTMLIFNTIDRLLIDIDS
- a CDS encoding DUF735 family protein produces the protein MKIPNFLKNTEIHKFILTEIEYAQKLLNELKFINSNFISINVKKNIKSRYIAIWISQVLSIFYSKTQTLESITSNINSVIFALRQIGTDESLKMIFKAFLNVDILVTTPQAGVIDISLKGAIKTNFTTFISPSTAKGKRLKKILIREKKAGYAASRKALVFNSLPKGYDHSIYAFIKRIIPIGRVLKINDKNGKNIITFNN
- a CDS encoding DUF685 domain-containing protein, whose protein sequence is MSEEQEKLLIDEEETIQIKDLNRVNEVKNTDLLLLDDGVSSSKAITYENFLKTTKDKTFKGEGLSYFKEIIKSTIAEELAGNTSFIEKIYTQIIEKLINNDSTNISNLFSKIKSELTNSILTSTLTEHDELLIMYSSKIIQKTPIPKQLLGVPSDFSFGGSYNGIWLYPEDYTNKKRTIEMEDSDEINIVFHKNTDNKPIYLDIDLNIIHKNDSSHKSVYLKYFDESEKYLAYAHENAIKDLGILVPIYTGWYIQKRGEISNIPVPYLAKL
- a CDS encoding BlyA family holin; this translates as MDIKITELLINLNEIKLIAVMIFVTVLVLGGLILLKPLLKDILSIVIGKLFKNGNGNNNIQKRD
- a CDS encoding BlyB family putative holin accessory protein codes for the protein MKLSKDNLEIGLTSISKLIEIFSKFEDEFDPIAHKGFSLVHELYSHYASIYKANMERIENASTLTIAKALALINEKINSCIDLVNSNEKNLKISNNLKFN
- a CDS encoding BlyB family putative holin accessory protein, with amino-acid sequence MQNNTIGLGLNLLSNLTKIAKTDTNINHNYINTFDKVVDFFYKTYIETLKSMETAESMKILEEIKEILKYNIEIIEAISTSKNKRIISSLKAKRNKIMQEYLNTLKRGENA
- a CDS encoding BBA14 family lipoprotein, producing MLKLANYLLIALLLLCCTTIASLPEEPEPPIIQTLESLAKYEAQLSDYVMYLITFLNKTKSKVNDPNYPIYTYPDLATLKNEHSITSVKLNIKLLLEYIKKTKPIAKRVYNQYSNLKM
- a CDS encoding ERF family protein encodes the protein MANNSKENIQSEINFIKDMKILRMNLPGIDKSLKGYGYKYQNFNEIIREIKNVINKHNLELDFEQFPTFTHDPYGRVHVIRTTFYSTSTGYKDSFDTPILTENLHWNNENCSKNVNTLPQVVGSAITYFKRYALVAYLNIESEVDTDAAPIYNNYENGNSVSSKKQISVNQEQKKDNSQNQKEVKRFDRFRCYNAFIKALYNIKNWVNDSTTTQEKINTLIQALDSGNEADLVKYLVQNPEQKRISYWVNIITNYLTKNKKLEELHNFEVFATFKEDIYGDSILKFFCILKEEKQFDYIFAA
- a CDS encoding plasmid maintenance protein, with amino-acid sequence MKNIINAKTPPNCHNKLQNNLIVLISTLVYLNSRYKKYTQNNILYYFNENLKRNGQTPIKLKTMQKYLYKLEKEFGVTTNYYKHLGVNCGTEIYYRPNYPKKICYQKINQYFLEKKHSKFQKRVNNSFKDKFTKEGNVNLEECFNNKNNIKIKEEKRENQIEKFQVKKYFNKCNFYSKEFLSLLYLDINKDTIIKIFKIVKKAEINLIKDKNMHLNKSCFKEEKKNKLKKILSNTQKEFEKNGYNAEQLKTNIQKIYENYKNKPHFIIESQKYKDLSKIKQKLEKSIELKKENLQKNCKHIKINIFNILIDQLKKEANIEFLKPILKDYLNSKNKLEYKKVFNNTYYYELLEIIINQKKSLMLKKLS
- a CDS encoding DUF226 domain-containing protein; translation: MERTLESIQKEKSEIKCYNKDRFIKIEKENDKTNYHTKIMMDVYKFGVHDKKNVFRLSLRNLFNQSKVEEIFLYPVKDKDKFIGIFYGYKKPIKAPIIRYEKNGFKKLYSFARAYYMEFRFKKGSVFCYFKALFRLLKKEKINTPYNIACFDIFTKLEKQAHEFYGKKYPEQGPLTKWIIKNLK
- a CDS encoding ParA family protein, which encodes MDNKKPKVITIASIKGGVGKSTSAIILATLLSKDNKVLLIDMDTQASTTSYFYKKIANQNIDIVNVNVYRVLKEKLDINDSIIKIKENLDLIPSYLTLSKFSSESIPLKELRLQNNLEFLNQNYHYVIIDTNPSLDYTLSNALMTSNCIIVPMTAEKWAVESLELLEFHMNNLKIKIPIFLIITRFKKNNTHKQLLQHVGSRTGFLGFIHEREDLNKKIARNDEFDMTKDYIYEYKEVLSRFFIMYDKYVQ
- a CDS encoding chromosome replication/partitioning protein is translated as MEIELNKRILSGRADPDGEKKLITKEEIFAHYNDLKNRLKTNIKKKIFYKVESIRILKEIKDNEYYKLDGYKSFDAFIRDYKLARTQVYIYLKLAKALQAGILNEDYIIENGIYDSLDFIEGQETSIVKKSKQNPIKPLRFQLKKKESYDFYKSNAKFTGFLLDKLFSDEKEIIKRIMKEYKQLKG